From one Verrucomicrobiota bacterium genomic stretch:
- the nifJ gene encoding pyruvate:ferredoxin (flavodoxin) oxidoreductase, with the protein MKQTHLAILDANEATASVAYRLSEIIAIYPITPSSAMAEFCDEWHAKGQKNLWGIAPDIAQLQSEGGVAGALHGALQAGTLATTFTASQGLLLMLPNMFKIAGELTPFCMHVTARSVATHALSIFGDHSDVMVCRSTGFAFLVSSSVQEAHDMAAVAHAATLESRIPFVHFFDGFRTSHEINNCQLLSDDDLRALIEEQYITEMRQRALTPDHPSIRGTAQNPDVFFQAREAGNAFYARVPAILEKYFDKLAQRTGRHYRLFDYYGAPDADRVVIAMGSSTETLRQVAEECNRHGEKVGALKVRLFRPFSLEHLIKALPETVRSIAVLDRTKEPGALGEPLFLDVAAALQQAGRSIRIIGGRYGLGSKEFSPAMAKAVFDELQKPNPRNHFTIGIDDDVTNTSLAYDPSYQLPRKNIFEAMFFGLGSDGTVGANKNTVKIISNETDQYAQAYFVYDSKKSGAMTISHLRFGDEPIEAPYLIQNADFIGCHQFSFINRYDLLKHARDGAALLINAPYSPEDLWGHLVREVQEDITQKHLKVYTIDAYQVARQAGMGGRINTIMQTCFFAISGILPREEAIAKIKQAIQKTYAKKGEAVIQQNFEAVEQALAHLHLVPVQAVNSNLHRSEIVSPEAPAFVRDVIAPMMRQEGDTLPVSAMPIDGRWPSATSQWEKRDIAQEIPEWDPSICIQCNKCSSVCPHAAIRTKYYPESMLNGAPEGFASANYRTIAGQKFTVQVSPMDCTGCGLCHEVCPAKNRQDPTKKALNMVAKETIFKQAQQNYTFFQQLPTPEILEVKDVKTSQFRTPLFEFSGACAGCGETPYIKLLTQLFGDHLLIANATGCSSIYGGNLPTTPYTVNVEGCGPAWANSLFEDNAEFGFGIQLATEKKRLIASELLQRNATVIGMSLVDKIYKAKTIPEQRQAVRQLQQRLTEIDLTSEPILLRDLAENLIRKTTWVIGGDGWAYDIGYGGLDHVLASGRDINVLILDTEVYSNTGGQQSKSTPAGAIAKFAAEGKSLPKKDIGRLAISYGNIYVAQVALGANNNQTVRAMLEADAYRGPSLIVAYCSCIAHGFDLRRGLDQQKKAVQCGHWPLYRYDPKGKFQLDSKSPTLPLADYMAGETRFNALQRNHPERAQQLIAEETERIQDKFAFLEQMANGTKD; encoded by the coding sequence ATGAAACAAACGCACCTCGCGATTCTCGACGCAAATGAGGCAACGGCATCGGTCGCTTACCGCCTGAGTGAAATCATCGCCATTTACCCGATTACGCCTTCTTCAGCTATGGCTGAGTTTTGCGACGAATGGCACGCAAAAGGTCAAAAAAATCTCTGGGGAATCGCGCCGGATATCGCCCAACTCCAGTCTGAAGGCGGTGTCGCCGGGGCTTTACACGGTGCGCTACAAGCGGGTACTTTAGCAACCACTTTTACCGCCTCACAGGGACTCTTATTAATGCTCCCCAACATGTTCAAAATCGCAGGGGAATTGACACCATTCTGTATGCACGTGACAGCACGGTCTGTTGCAACCCATGCGCTATCGATTTTCGGCGATCATTCCGATGTGATGGTATGCCGATCGACCGGTTTTGCCTTTCTGGTATCGTCGTCCGTTCAAGAGGCCCACGACATGGCTGCAGTCGCACACGCAGCGACCCTCGAATCACGGATTCCATTTGTCCACTTTTTCGACGGCTTCCGGACCTCACATGAAATTAACAACTGTCAATTACTGTCAGATGACGACCTTCGTGCCCTCATCGAAGAACAATATATTACGGAGATGCGGCAGCGGGCGCTAACGCCGGATCATCCCTCGATTCGAGGAACGGCGCAAAACCCAGATGTTTTCTTTCAGGCACGCGAAGCGGGTAATGCTTTCTACGCACGCGTCCCCGCAATTCTGGAAAAATATTTCGACAAACTTGCTCAGCGAACTGGGCGTCATTACCGGCTCTTCGACTACTACGGTGCGCCCGATGCAGACCGTGTCGTCATCGCGATGGGATCAAGCACCGAGACCCTCCGTCAGGTTGCGGAAGAATGCAACCGCCATGGCGAAAAAGTTGGCGCCCTCAAGGTACGGCTCTTTCGACCGTTTTCACTCGAACACTTGATTAAAGCGCTTCCCGAAACGGTACGATCGATTGCCGTTTTAGATCGTACTAAAGAACCAGGCGCACTCGGCGAACCACTCTTCTTAGATGTCGCTGCCGCACTACAACAAGCCGGACGTTCCATACGCATCATCGGTGGACGATACGGGTTAGGGTCGAAGGAATTTTCGCCAGCCATGGCAAAAGCGGTCTTTGACGAGCTCCAAAAGCCGAACCCACGCAATCACTTTACCATCGGAATTGACGATGATGTTACCAACACATCGTTGGCGTATGACCCCAGTTACCAACTGCCGCGGAAAAATATTTTTGAGGCGATGTTTTTCGGTCTCGGCTCGGATGGAACCGTTGGCGCAAATAAAAATACCGTCAAAATCATTAGCAACGAAACCGACCAGTACGCCCAGGCATATTTCGTCTATGACTCGAAAAAATCTGGTGCGATGACGATTTCACACCTGCGGTTTGGTGATGAACCGATCGAAGCGCCCTACCTCATTCAAAATGCAGACTTTATTGGCTGTCACCAATTTTCGTTTATCAATCGCTACGACCTTTTAAAACACGCACGTGATGGAGCAGCACTCCTTATCAATGCCCCCTATTCTCCCGAAGATCTTTGGGGACATCTTGTTCGCGAAGTACAGGAAGACATCACGCAAAAACACCTCAAAGTCTACACAATCGATGCCTATCAGGTTGCACGCCAAGCAGGCATGGGCGGCCGCATTAACACCATCATGCAGACGTGTTTCTTTGCGATTTCGGGTATTTTACCGCGTGAAGAGGCGATCGCCAAAATTAAGCAGGCGATTCAGAAAACATACGCTAAAAAAGGCGAAGCCGTTATTCAGCAAAACTTCGAAGCAGTTGAGCAGGCGCTCGCACACTTACATCTGGTCCCGGTACAAGCCGTTAACAGCAATTTACACCGCTCCGAAATTGTCTCACCGGAGGCACCGGCATTTGTTCGCGACGTGATCGCACCGATGATGCGACAAGAGGGCGACACTCTACCAGTCAGCGCGATGCCAATCGATGGGCGTTGGCCGAGTGCGACATCTCAATGGGAAAAACGCGATATCGCTCAGGAAATTCCCGAGTGGGATCCTTCGATTTGTATCCAATGCAATAAATGTTCTTCGGTTTGTCCGCACGCCGCAATCCGCACAAAATACTACCCTGAATCAATGCTCAATGGTGCTCCCGAAGGGTTTGCTTCTGCCAATTATCGCACTATAGCCGGTCAAAAGTTTACCGTCCAGGTATCGCCGATGGATTGCACGGGCTGTGGTCTCTGTCATGAAGTTTGTCCTGCGAAAAATCGTCAAGATCCAACGAAAAAGGCGCTCAACATGGTCGCAAAAGAAACCATATTCAAGCAGGCACAACAAAACTACACTTTCTTTCAACAGTTACCGACACCAGAAATTCTTGAAGTCAAAGACGTGAAAACATCTCAGTTCCGGACGCCGCTCTTTGAGTTTTCAGGCGCATGTGCTGGCTGTGGCGAAACTCCGTATATCAAGCTTTTAACCCAGCTTTTTGGCGATCATTTGTTGATTGCAAACGCAACGGGGTGCTCTTCCATTTACGGTGGCAATCTTCCAACCACGCCGTATACAGTAAATGTGGAAGGGTGTGGTCCTGCTTGGGCAAACTCGCTCTTTGAGGATAACGCAGAATTCGGCTTTGGCATCCAGCTAGCAACCGAAAAGAAACGCCTCATTGCGAGCGAACTCCTTCAACGAAACGCCACGGTCATCGGGATGTCACTGGTCGACAAAATCTATAAGGCAAAGACCATTCCAGAACAGCGCCAAGCCGTCCGGCAATTACAACAACGGCTCACGGAAATCGATCTCACCTCGGAGCCGATTTTGCTTCGTGATCTCGCGGAAAACCTCATCCGCAAGACGACTTGGGTCATCGGTGGCGATGGCTGGGCGTACGACATTGGCTACGGCGGTCTCGATCATGTTTTAGCGAGTGGCCGTGATATCAATGTACTCATCCTCGATACGGAGGTATATTCTAACACCGGAGGTCAGCAGTCGAAATCAACACCCGCGGGTGCGATCGCCAAGTTTGCGGCTGAGGGGAAATCGCTTCCCAAGAAAGACATTGGCCGTCTCGCCATAAGCTACGGCAACATCTACGTCGCGCAAGTCGCTTTGGGTGCCAATAACAATCAGACTGTCCGAGCGATGTTGGAAGCGGATGCGTACCGTGGCCCGTCGTTGATCGTCGCCTACTGCTCTTGTATTGCGCACGGGTTTGATCTGCGTCGCGGACTCGATCAGCAGAAAAAGGCGGTTCAATGCGGCCACTGGCCCCTCTACCGCTATGATCCGAAGGGCAAATTCCAGCTCGATTCCAAGTCACCGACGCTACCGCTGGCGGACTACATGGCTGGCGAAACGCGCTTTAACGCCCTACAACGAAACCACCCGGAGCGCGCTCAGCAACTAATTGCGGAAGAGACGGAACGCATACAGGACAAATTCGCGTTCTTGGAGCAGATGGCCAACGGAACTAAGGATTAA
- a CDS encoding NTP transferase domain-containing protein, translating to MKDISVVILAAGMGRRFGAAKQIVALSRYQWPLIRFNLVDAQKAGVRHVVIVTRSSLLPYFQQELVPALPEMKFDFVFQDQEVPHAIRRAKPWGTGHALLCAEPFTREQFVVLNADDYYGREAVDDAVQFLCHPGAQNYGCVGYFLENTLSPNGAVSRGVIRTEGNRIIHIEEYVQIQRNASGVIEAVEHRSQRKVTLPSQQSVSLNLFALNRSIFPILERKFKAFLKDNASNKEAEFFLPTAVTASDAPTPMELIPTQAHWLGLTYPDDLPYAGTQLNHLIAQGYY from the coding sequence GTGAAAGATATATCAGTGGTTATTCTAGCGGCAGGGATGGGACGGCGGTTTGGAGCGGCCAAGCAAATTGTCGCTTTATCGCGGTATCAGTGGCCACTAATCCGATTTAACCTCGTCGATGCGCAGAAGGCTGGCGTTCGGCATGTCGTCATCGTTACACGTTCGAGTTTGTTGCCCTACTTCCAACAAGAGCTGGTTCCCGCACTGCCAGAAATGAAGTTTGATTTTGTATTTCAAGATCAGGAAGTGCCACACGCGATTCGACGGGCAAAACCTTGGGGGACGGGACATGCCCTCCTCTGTGCGGAGCCTTTTACACGGGAGCAGTTTGTGGTCCTCAATGCGGATGACTATTATGGCCGGGAGGCTGTGGACGATGCGGTGCAGTTTTTGTGCCATCCCGGAGCTCAAAACTACGGCTGCGTTGGATATTTTTTAGAAAACACGCTTTCGCCGAACGGGGCGGTTTCGCGCGGGGTAATTCGAACAGAGGGAAACCGAATCATTCATATCGAAGAATATGTTCAGATCCAACGCAATGCCTCGGGCGTCATCGAAGCCGTTGAACATCGCTCACAGCGGAAGGTGACACTTCCTTCTCAGCAATCCGTATCACTCAATCTCTTTGCATTGAATCGATCGATATTTCCAATTTTAGAGCGCAAATTTAAGGCATTCCTTAAGGATAACGCCTCCAACAAAGAAGCCGAATTTTTCCTCCCAACAGCGGTCACAGCATCCGATGCACCGACACCGATGGAGCTAATACCGACGCAAGCACACTGGTTGGGGTTGACGTATCCCGATGACCTCCCCTACGCCGGGACCCAGCTGAATCATCTCATCGCCCAGGGGTACTATTAA
- the asd gene encoding archaetidylserine decarboxylase (Phosphatidylserine decarboxylase is synthesized as a single chain precursor. Generation of the pyruvoyl active site from a Ser is coupled to cleavage of a Gly-Ser bond between the larger (beta) and smaller (alpha chains). It is an integral membrane protein.), with amino-acid sequence MGKEVQFFNRYTQKLEQEQVYGEAFLRFLYSSAVGKLALNQVVKRKAVSDLYGWLMRWPSSKKKIKPFVEKYQIDTSMCVKQLNEFTSFNDFFTRQLKINARPIAVGPQKVVFPADGRHLYIPNLSKLPSFFVKGQQLTLKTLLQNEKLAQKFKDGVMVISRLAPVDYHRFHFPCNSRIQRIYLIKGDYKSVNPIATRERIAILCENKRIVSVLQSEDLGPFLMVEVGATCVGSITQTAEVGRIYYKGEEKGFFSFGGSTVITIFQKNKIRFAEDLCENSGNGIELYALMGDGMGIRI; translated from the coding sequence ATGGGGAAGGAGGTCCAGTTTTTCAACCGATATACGCAAAAACTCGAACAAGAGCAAGTGTACGGCGAGGCCTTTCTTCGATTTCTCTATAGCTCTGCGGTTGGAAAGTTAGCCCTAAATCAGGTTGTTAAACGCAAGGCAGTTTCGGATCTCTATGGCTGGCTCATGCGATGGCCTTCGTCGAAAAAGAAGATTAAGCCGTTTGTCGAAAAGTATCAGATTGATACGTCAATGTGCGTAAAACAGCTTAACGAATTTACCTCCTTCAATGACTTCTTTACGCGACAGCTAAAGATCAACGCCCGGCCGATTGCCGTAGGGCCACAAAAAGTCGTATTCCCCGCCGATGGGCGTCACCTCTATATTCCAAATCTATCGAAACTCCCAAGCTTTTTTGTTAAAGGCCAGCAACTCACCCTCAAAACCCTCCTCCAAAACGAGAAGCTGGCACAGAAATTTAAAGATGGCGTTATGGTGATTTCCCGGTTAGCTCCGGTCGATTATCACCGCTTTCACTTTCCGTGTAACTCCCGTATTCAGCGTATCTATTTGATTAAAGGGGACTACAAGTCAGTCAACCCGATCGCGACCCGAGAACGGATTGCAATTCTATGCGAAAATAAGCGAATTGTTTCGGTACTTCAATCGGAGGATCTCGGCCCATTTCTCATGGTCGAAGTCGGCGCCACGTGCGTCGGGAGTATTACCCAAACTGCAGAAGTCGGCCGGATTTACTATAAAGGAGAAGAAAAAGGGTTCTTCAGTTTCGGAGGCTCAACGGTTATAACCATTTTCCAAAAAAATAAGATACGTTTCGCGGAAGATCTTTGTGAAAATTCTGGCAACGGAATTGAACTCTATGCCCTGATGGGCGATGGTATGGGAATAAGAATATGA
- a CDS encoding DJ-1/PfpI family protein: MSTACVLLFDGFEEIEAVSTIDVLRRGGIEVMTASLAAPMVTGAHQLALKAETSIEDLQIGKSRALFDALIIPGGPGILQWRHNPVVSELIRQYYQASHLVAAICAAPILLYDLGILEKHRYTAHFSMEELTPHARLHELVVTDGNIITGCGPAAGIPFGLAILRYLTNAEVVKKVAHGMMVP, encoded by the coding sequence ATGAGTACCGCATGTGTATTACTATTTGACGGTTTCGAGGAGATTGAAGCCGTCAGTACCATCGATGTCTTACGGCGTGGTGGGATTGAGGTGATGACTGCCTCGCTTGCCGCGCCAATGGTGACTGGTGCGCATCAACTAGCGCTCAAAGCGGAGACATCGATCGAAGATCTTCAAATCGGAAAATCTCGAGCGCTTTTCGATGCGTTGATTATTCCAGGTGGCCCTGGGATACTCCAATGGCGCCATAACCCCGTGGTCTCGGAGCTTATCCGACAATACTATCAGGCAAGCCATCTCGTCGCTGCGATTTGCGCTGCTCCGATCTTACTGTATGATCTCGGCATTTTAGAGAAACACCGCTACACGGCGCACTTTTCTATGGAGGAGCTCACCCCTCACGCACGCCTCCATGAACTCGTGGTCACTGACGGCAATATTATTACTGGTTGTGGTCCAGCAGCGGGGATCCCCTTCGGTCTCGCGATTCTCCGCTATCTTACCAACGCCGAGGTCGTCAAAAAGGTCGCACACGGCATGATGGTTCCGTAA
- a CDS encoding alkaline shock response membrane anchor protein AmaP, which translates to MEAIGNFFSGLWSLEWWKALAQSITDHPIFKWLAIIAIATFAIHLLFFILRLLGFRRATVLRIHTDNHGIVYLKQSALKNFIKKICRQVVPQAKARVDCVSRFRKIRIKVTLSCPHDAQPVSLHIQQAIAQVLKHEIGISNLGRIDVVVSHIFGPVQRNFLGTGAPQFQESSTETRGSINHVLSNLREAREAESVPPEL; encoded by the coding sequence ATGGAAGCAATCGGAAACTTTTTTTCCGGCTTATGGAGTTTGGAATGGTGGAAAGCGCTCGCTCAGAGCATTACGGACCACCCCATTTTTAAGTGGCTGGCAATCATCGCCATAGCGACTTTCGCGATCCATCTCTTGTTTTTCATTTTACGGCTATTGGGTTTCCGTCGCGCAACAGTCCTTCGGATTCACACTGATAACCACGGGATTGTTTACCTCAAGCAATCGGCGCTCAAAAATTTTATCAAAAAGATCTGTCGGCAGGTTGTCCCCCAGGCCAAGGCTCGCGTCGACTGCGTTTCGCGTTTCCGAAAGATCCGGATTAAAGTCACACTTTCGTGTCCTCATGATGCGCAACCCGTCAGCCTTCACATCCAACAGGCCATCGCACAAGTCCTAAAACACGAAATCGGGATTAGCAATCTCGGACGCATTGATGTCGTCGTCAGCCATATTTTTGGCCCAGTCCAACGCAATTTTCTGGGTACAGGAGCACCGCAATTCCAGGAGTCCTCAACCGAAACTCGTGGGTCCATAAACCACGTTCTATCAAATTTGCGTGAGGCGCGGGAAGCCGAGTCGGTGCCACCAGAGTTATAA
- a CDS encoding crossover junction endodeoxyribonuclease RuvC, translated as MSSDWEQALREKTQNHAFQGRILGIDPSLRGTGLAVLEVFEDHRIALVYSQTLKIPAKENLLSCTGKIHKGVAEILNKYQPDVCAAEQTIYVQNFQTAQIMGIARGAILSAVALAEKPLYEYAPLRIKQAVCGYGRASKEQVSRMVQGILKTSLEVGFDETDAAAAALCCLWNIGTPVS; from the coding sequence GTGAGCTCCGATTGGGAGCAGGCGCTGAGGGAAAAAACACAAAACCACGCATTTCAGGGGCGAATTTTAGGTATTGATCCTAGCTTGCGGGGAACTGGTTTGGCAGTTTTAGAAGTTTTTGAGGATCACCGGATCGCACTGGTTTATTCCCAAACCTTAAAAATCCCCGCAAAAGAGAATTTGCTGTCCTGTACAGGGAAAATCCATAAAGGAGTGGCGGAGATTCTTAATAAGTACCAGCCCGATGTATGCGCGGCGGAGCAGACAATTTATGTCCAGAACTTCCAAACGGCGCAGATAATGGGAATTGCACGTGGAGCGATTTTGTCAGCCGTTGCGCTCGCAGAGAAGCCGCTCTATGAATACGCGCCGCTGCGGATCAAGCAGGCCGTGTGTGGGTATGGTCGGGCCTCGAAGGAACAGGTGTCGCGGATGGTGCAGGGGATTCTGAAAACTTCGCTTGAAGTCGGGTTTGACGAGACCGATGCCGCCGCTGCCGCGCTGTGTTGTCTGTGGAATATCGGGACGCCTGTTTCTTAG